A window of Mauremys reevesii isolate NIE-2019 unplaced genomic scaffold, ASM1616193v1 Contig5, whole genome shotgun sequence contains these coding sequences:
- the LOC120394307 gene encoding gastrula zinc finger protein XlCGF49.1-like → MQENYETVVLLGFPISKPDVILQLERGEEPWVPDRHGSEKKVLPRAACTENDLCGKNSYEHSNLITHQRIHTGELPYTCAECGKNFSWRSNLIRHQRIHTGEPPCTCSECGNSFSWRTDLIRHQRIHMGEKPYTCSECGKSFSRSSHLIRHQRIHTGETPYTCSECGKSFYERSDLITHCKSHTGEMPYTCSECGKSFSRRSNLITHQRIHTGETREALHMLQMW, encoded by the exons atgcaggagaactatgagacggtggtcttgctgg ggtttccaatttccaaacctgatgtgatcttgcagctggaacgaggggaagagccgtgggtcccagaccgccaTGGCTCTGAGAAAAAAGTgctcccaagagctgcctgcacag AGAATGACCTATGCGGGAAAAACTCCTATGAgcactcaaaccttatcacacatcagagaatccacacaggagagctgccctacacatgcgccgagtgtgggaaaaacttcagttggcgctcaaaccttatcagacatcagagaatccacacaggagagccaccCTGCAcgtgcagtgagtgtgggaacaGCTTCAGTTGGCGCAcagaccttattagacatcagagaatccacatgggagagaaaccgtacacatgctccgagtgcgggaaaagcttcagtcgcagctcacaccttatcagacatcagagaatccacactggggagacaccctacacgtgctctgagtgcgggaaaagcttctatGAGCGCTCGGACCTTATCACACATTGTAAAAGCCACAcgggagagatgccctacacgtgctccgagtgtgggaaaagcttcagtcggcgctcaaaccttatcacacatcagagaatccacacaggagagac gagagaagccctacacatgctccaAATGTGGTAA